A window of Tautonia plasticadhaerens contains these coding sequences:
- a CDS encoding PTS sugar transporter subunit IIA yields MNLSVRDAARILSVSEKTIYRWIKQQSIPAYRVQDQYRFNRAEILEWATSRRLNVSSEIFAEPEAAGQPVPSLVEALESGGVHYRVSGSDKESALREVVQLLRLPGEVDREFLLRVLLAREAMASTAIGDGIAIPHVRNPVVLHIDRPTLALCFLDRPIAYGGLDGEPVHTLFTIISPTTRAHLHLMSKLSFVLRDPEVRHALRDQDSRQGILAHVRRAEEELGGAEPALGPDPASEGR; encoded by the coding sequence GTGAACCTCTCCGTACGCGACGCCGCCCGCATCCTGAGCGTCTCCGAGAAGACGATCTACCGCTGGATCAAGCAGCAGTCGATCCCCGCCTACCGGGTGCAGGACCAGTATCGCTTCAACCGGGCCGAGATCCTCGAGTGGGCCACCTCCCGGCGGCTGAACGTCTCGAGCGAGATCTTCGCCGAGCCGGAGGCGGCCGGGCAGCCGGTCCCGTCGCTGGTCGAGGCGCTGGAGTCCGGCGGGGTGCATTACCGCGTCTCCGGCTCCGACAAGGAGTCGGCGTTGCGCGAGGTGGTCCAGCTCCTGAGGCTCCCCGGGGAGGTCGACCGCGAGTTCCTGCTGCGGGTCCTGCTGGCCCGAGAGGCGATGGCGTCGACGGCCATCGGCGACGGCATCGCCATCCCGCACGTGCGCAACCCCGTCGTGCTGCACATCGACCGGCCGACCCTCGCCCTGTGCTTCCTGGACCGGCCGATCGCGTACGGCGGCCTGGACGGCGAGCCGGTGCATACCCTGTTCACGATCATCAGCCCGACGACGCGGGCCCACCTGCACCTGATGTCCAAGCTGTCGTTCGTCCTGCGCGATCCCGAGGTCCGTCACGCCCTGCGCGACCAGGATTCGCGGCAAGGGATCCTCGCCCACGTGCGGCGGGCCGAGGAGGAGCTGGGCGGCGCCGAGCCGGCCCTGGGCCCCGACCCGGCATCCGAAGGGCGATGA
- a CDS encoding toxin-antitoxin system HicB family antitoxin produces MPETVVHFQIRMPPPLHEYLASRAREEKTSLNALIVAILRDAEGSREAAGTTASPGAITAG; encoded by the coding sequence ATGCCCGAGACCGTCGTCCACTTCCAGATCCGGATGCCCCCACCCCTCCATGAGTATCTGGCGAGCCGCGCCCGGGAGGAGAAGACCTCGCTCAATGCGCTGATCGTCGCCATCCTCCGGGACGCCGAGGGGAGTCGGGAGGCGGCCGGCACGACGGCGTCCCCGGGGGCGATCACCGCCGGCTGA